The Fibrobacterota bacterium genome includes a window with the following:
- a CDS encoding RNA polymerase sigma factor, with protein MISAVWIGGQGKAIGKLLRLSRRLLHAFSIGPETPGHKDESLPAMRAAESPEEPEASVEIGALYRKYAASIYWVCMKYVRNKEDAEDMVNQVFIKVQQNLAGFKGQSRIYSWIYRIAVNECIQLFRKRKFEVDGAGVPDFEEMLHASPEEHMDACLLVERITREADRETVEIVFLLYLEGLTQEEVVEKLGISRTTIHRKVTAFKAKMERYR; from the coding sequence ATGATAAGCGCCGTCTGGATCGGTGGACAGGGCAAGGCCATAGGCAAGCTTCTGCGCTTGTCCCGCCGGCTTTTGCATGCCTTTTCCATCGGTCCCGAAACGCCCGGACATAAAGACGAATCCCTTCCGGCCATGCGGGCGGCGGAGTCCCCCGAGGAGCCGGAAGCCAGCGTCGAGATAGGCGCGTTATATCGCAAATACGCCGCGTCGATCTATTGGGTTTGCATGAAGTACGTCCGCAATAAGGAAGACGCGGAGGACATGGTCAACCAGGTGTTCATCAAGGTCCAGCAAAACCTCGCCGGGTTCAAGGGACAAAGCCGCATCTACTCCTGGATCTACCGTATCGCCGTGAACGAATGCATCCAATTGTTCCGCAAACGGAAATTCGAGGTGGACGGGGCCGGCGTCCCGGATTTCGAGGAGATGCTGCACGCTTCCCCGGAAGAACATATGGACGCATGCCTTTTGGTGGAGCGCATCACCCGGGAAGCCGATCGGGAAACCGTGGAAATCGTTTTCCTGCTCTACTTGGAAGGGTTGACGCAGGAAGAGGTGGTTGAGAAGCTCGGCATCTCGCGCACGACCATCCATCGCAAGGTGACCGCCTTCAAGGCGAAGATGGAGCGCTACCGGTGA
- the zapB gene encoding cell division protein ZapB, which translates to MDFSQFDALANKVERAVSIIDGLKQEREHLQTELHAALERAGNLEKAVAAKDEELAGLRHEIDAKSDNINLVGERIRDLVGRLDTALA; encoded by the coding sequence ATGGACTTCAGTCAATTCGACGCATTAGCCAACAAGGTGGAGCGTGCCGTATCCATCATCGACGGCCTGAAACAGGAGCGGGAGCATCTCCAGACGGAGTTGCATGCCGCCCTGGAACGGGCCGGGAATTTGGAGAAGGCGGTGGCGGCGAAGGATGAGGAATTGGCCGGGCTCCGCCATGAGATCGACGCCAAGTCGGACAATATCAACCTTGTCGGCGAGCGGATCCGGGACTTGGTGGGCCGGCTCGATACGGCCCTCGCCTGA
- the rpmI gene encoding 50S ribosomal protein L35 produces MPKMKTHSGAKKRFKVTATGKLKRKGANKNHIMGKKKPEMKRRQGGAFYVGPTEAPRMKRLLAIGG; encoded by the coding sequence GTGCCGAAGATGAAGACCCACAGCGGAGCCAAGAAGCGGTTCAAAGTCACCGCCACCGGCAAGCTGAAGCGCAAGGGCGCGAACAAGAACCACATCATGGGCAAGAAGAAGCCCGAGATGAAGCGCCGCCAGGGCGGCGCCTTTTACGTGGGCCCCACCGAAGCGCCGCGCATGAAGCGCCTGCTCGCCATCGGCGGCTGA
- a CDS encoding bifunctional 5,10-methylene-tetrahydrofolate dehydrogenase/5,10-methylene-tetrahydrofolate cyclohydrolase has translation MAQLIDGKKVSLDIRNALKPRVAALIAQGMRPGLSVTLVGEDPASVSYVNGKDAAAKEVGIQAWTHRLPASISEGELTEHLLRQNEDPAVHGILLQLPLPGRLPSEKLLDLISAKKDVDGFHPISLGNLMLGRPGFRPCTPWGVQELLRAYNLSPEGKHVVVAGRSNIVGKPVANILLQKEPFANATVTICHTGTPDLAQYTRQADFLIAAMGRPGTITGDLVKAGAVVIDVGVNRVKSDKTKSGFRLVGDVDFESVSAKAAWITPVPGGVGPMTIAMLLSNTVRSAEMTAAARAPRTR, from the coding sequence ATGGCCCAGCTCATCGACGGCAAGAAGGTTTCCCTCGACATCCGCAACGCCCTGAAGCCCCGCGTGGCCGCTTTGATCGCCCAAGGCATGCGTCCCGGATTGTCGGTGACCCTGGTGGGGGAAGATCCCGCCTCGGTCTCCTACGTCAACGGCAAGGATGCGGCGGCCAAGGAGGTCGGCATCCAGGCTTGGACCCACCGCTTGCCGGCTTCGATCTCCGAAGGGGAGTTGACCGAGCATCTGCTCCGGCAGAACGAAGACCCGGCCGTGCATGGGATCCTGCTCCAGTTGCCCTTGCCCGGGCGCTTGCCCTCCGAGAAGTTGCTCGATCTCATTTCCGCCAAGAAGGACGTGGATGGTTTCCATCCCATCAGCCTGGGGAATCTCATGCTGGGTCGTCCCGGGTTCCGGCCCTGCACCCCTTGGGGCGTGCAGGAGCTGCTGCGCGCGTATAACCTCAGCCCCGAAGGCAAGCACGTGGTGGTGGCGGGCCGATCCAATATCGTCGGCAAGCCCGTAGCCAACATTCTGCTCCAGAAGGAGCCTTTCGCGAACGCCACGGTCACCATCTGCCATACCGGGACCCCTGATCTCGCGCAGTATACCCGCCAGGCCGATTTCCTGATCGCGGCCATGGGCCGTCCCGGGACCATCACGGGCGACTTGGTGAAAGCCGGCGCCGTGGTAATCGACGTGGGAGTGAATCGGGTGAAGAGCGACAAGACCAAATCCGGATTCCGCCTGGTCGGCGACGTGGACTTCGAATCCGTATCCGCCAAGGCCGCATGGATCACGCCCGTGCCCGGCGGGGTGGGGCCCATGACCATCGCCATGCTCCTGAGCAATACGGTCCGGAGCGCGGAGATGACGGCGGCCGCGCGGGCCCCCCGGACACGCTGA
- the rplT gene encoding 50S ribosomal protein L20 — protein sequence MPRSKPSVASRARRKKILKRAKGFYGRRKSNLKLAKEAVDKSRKFATEHRHDKKSAYRSLWTVRINAAARELGTTYSRLISGLKKAAISLDRKILADLALSDSSAFAKVVEAAKAK from the coding sequence ATGCCCAGAAGTAAACCAAGTGTAGCCTCACGCGCGCGTCGCAAGAAAATCCTCAAGCGCGCCAAGGGTTTCTACGGACGCCGCAAGTCCAATCTCAAGCTCGCGAAGGAAGCGGTCGACAAGTCCCGCAAATTCGCGACCGAACATCGTCACGATAAGAAGTCGGCTTACCGCAGCCTGTGGACCGTGCGCATCAACGCCGCGGCCCGCGAGCTCGGGACCACTTACTCGCGTCTGATCTCGGGCCTCAAGAAGGCCGCCATCAGCCTCGATCGCAAGATCCTGGCCGACCTGGCCCTGTCCGATTCCTCCGCCTTCGCCAAGGTGGTGGAAGCCGCGAAGGCCAAGTAA
- the thrS gene encoding threonine--tRNA ligase produces the protein MPNIKVTLPNDSVLEVEAGSTILDVVKKIGPGLAKSAIAAIYNGKEMDLSRTLHEDGSLRVLTTQNPEALEIIRHSTAHLMAMAVTELFPGTMLTIGPVIENGFYYDFDSPHKFSPEDFPVIEEKMRELAKKDFPVVRSVKPRSEAIAYYKDPAHREPYKVEMMEEWTDDTVSFYQQGPFGDLCRGPHVPSTGKLGHFKLLSVAGAYWRGDEKRPMLQRIYATAFTNKEDLEKHLFMLDEAKKRDHRKLGRELNYFHLEEGSPGMVFWHARGWRLYVKLMDYIRAKLNRKGYVEVRTPEIVDKQIFVKSGHVANYSHNMFFTESENREYAIKPMNCPCHVEVFKQGMKSFRDLPIRMAEFGKCHRNELAGTMHGLMRVRGFTQDDAHIFCTKDQIASEVADFCGLLHEVYADFGFSDIIVKLADRPTPDKRVGTDADWDMAEEALREACRRAKLEFVMNPGDGAFYGPKLEFTLKDSLGRHWQCGTIQVDFNTAERLGGEYVGSDGGKQAPVMLHRAVFGSLERFIAILMENFAGDLPLWINPQQIRILPVSEKFLDYSRMINERFLDAGMISEVDERNDKIGFKIREGEREKVPYLVILGEKEQQSGKITLRKRKIGDLGAFSLDEALEKIKLEVSSKGVEP, from the coding sequence GTGCCCAACATCAAGGTCACCCTGCCCAACGATTCCGTCCTCGAAGTCGAGGCCGGATCTACCATCCTCGACGTGGTCAAGAAAATCGGCCCCGGTCTGGCCAAGAGCGCTATCGCCGCCATTTACAATGGTAAGGAAATGGATTTGTCCCGCACCCTCCATGAGGACGGGTCCTTGCGCGTGCTTACCACCCAGAATCCCGAGGCCCTGGAGATCATCCGCCATTCCACCGCGCATCTCATGGCCATGGCGGTTACCGAATTGTTCCCCGGCACCATGCTGACCATCGGGCCGGTGATCGAGAACGGCTTCTACTACGATTTCGATTCGCCCCACAAGTTCAGCCCGGAGGATTTCCCCGTCATCGAGGAGAAGATGCGGGAATTGGCCAAGAAGGATTTCCCGGTGGTCCGTTCCGTCAAGCCCCGCTCCGAGGCCATCGCCTATTACAAGGACCCCGCCCATCGCGAGCCCTACAAGGTCGAGATGATGGAAGAGTGGACGGACGATACCGTTTCCTTCTACCAGCAGGGCCCCTTCGGCGACTTGTGCCGCGGTCCGCACGTGCCCTCGACCGGCAAGCTTGGCCATTTCAAGCTGCTCTCGGTGGCCGGCGCCTATTGGCGCGGCGATGAGAAGCGCCCCATGCTGCAGCGTATCTACGCAACCGCTTTCACCAACAAGGAAGACCTGGAAAAGCATCTCTTCATGCTTGACGAGGCCAAAAAGCGCGATCACCGCAAGCTGGGCCGGGAGTTGAACTATTTCCATCTCGAGGAAGGTTCGCCCGGGATGGTCTTCTGGCATGCGCGCGGCTGGCGCCTTTACGTGAAGCTCATGGATTACATCCGCGCCAAGCTGAATCGCAAGGGCTATGTCGAAGTGCGGACCCCCGAGATCGTGGACAAGCAGATCTTCGTGAAGAGCGGGCACGTGGCGAATTATTCGCATAATATGTTCTTCACCGAGAGCGAGAACCGCGAGTACGCCATTAAGCCCATGAACTGCCCCTGCCACGTGGAAGTATTCAAGCAAGGCATGAAGTCGTTCCGCGATTTGCCCATCCGCATGGCCGAGTTCGGCAAATGCCATCGCAACGAACTGGCCGGCACCATGCACGGCCTCATGCGCGTGCGCGGCTTCACCCAGGACGATGCGCACATCTTCTGCACCAAGGATCAGATCGCGTCCGAGGTCGCCGACTTCTGCGGGCTCCTGCACGAGGTCTACGCCGATTTCGGATTCTCGGATATCATCGTCAAGCTGGCCGATCGTCCCACGCCGGACAAGCGCGTCGGGACCGACGCCGACTGGGACATGGCGGAAGAAGCCTTGCGCGAAGCTTGCCGACGGGCCAAGCTGGAGTTCGTGATGAACCCGGGCGACGGCGCCTTCTATGGGCCCAAGCTCGAGTTCACCCTGAAGGATTCCTTGGGCCGCCATTGGCAATGCGGAACCATCCAGGTGGACTTCAATACCGCCGAACGCTTGGGCGGCGAATACGTGGGTTCGGACGGGGGCAAGCAGGCTCCCGTCATGCTGCATCGGGCCGTGTTCGGATCCTTGGAACGCTTCATCGCCATCCTGATGGAAAATTTCGCCGGCGATTTGCCCTTATGGATAAATCCCCAACAAATCCGTATCCTGCCGGTCTCGGAAAAGTTCCTGGACTATAGCCGGATGATTAACGAGCGCTTCCTGGATGCCGGAATGATATCGGAAGTGGACGAGCGGAACGACAAAATCGGGTTCAAGATCCGGGAAGGTGAACGGGAAAAGGTCCCTTACCTGGTGATTTTGGGGGAAAAAGAGCAGCAATCCGGCAAAATCACCCTGCGGAAGCGGAAAATCGGGGACTTGGGCGCCTTTTCCTTAGACGAAGCCTTGGAAAAAATTAAATTGGAAGTTTCCTCTAAAGGGGTGGAGCCTTAA
- a CDS encoding phenylalanine--tRNA ligase subunit beta, with amino-acid sequence MLVSLYWIKKYVDLSGTSGEDPDEVSKALTSLGLEVEGLTRVGSVAGVVSAEVIECAKHPEADKLSVCKVSDGSEIYPVVCGAPNVAKGQKVLFAKVGAEIPGKGGEPGFKIKKAKLRGQDSHGMICAEDEVGLGESHDGILVLPPETPLGLPMEKIPGLSDVILELNVTPNRPDALCHLGVAREIAAKFGKPLRYPSEAIHERGAPIVSLVDIELHDLVGCTKYVGRVIQGIKVGPSPDWLSKALKSIGKRSINNVVDLTNYVLFEFGQPSHAFDLNRIRGKKVIIRKGKAGEKLTTLDGAQRDIGEADMVIADAEGPMVLAGVMGGKDSEVSEATTDVFLEVAYFTPAVVRRQARRHGLSSDSSYRFERGIDPLRTSEIADYLAALIARWCGGAGATPVVAKGRLEKASPEHPSSPRRVYLRPARAELLLGASLSAEECMRRLQSIELKAGGAPAGGTPGDEPALVHGQVALAFSVPGFRGDLEREVDLIEEIARLGDYNAIPVTLPSLPLGFKALPPAESLARSLRHHLRDAGLNETLSLRFSSRKALAKLGFPADDARMACVPLRNPLSEEWEILPTSPLPSLLSSAAYNQNNQERNIRFFEIARCFYHHPEERTARLPGIWEEETLGIVLAGDWPDRRPWSLDAAAAAPVEFFHLKGLLENALAALGLSARFGNPSGEAWLHPVESGAIYAELGQAPAGAGVLFGRKLPSAGETRIGVFGILHPRVASQFELKGTVLAAEVSISGLLAAAGQRPKFKPFGNFSSMSRDVNLLVDEGKAHGDILARVPARVPNLIEARLNSVYRGTGVPDGKKALHYTFTYRNAERTLTDEEVNKAQEKVNRELAQDAGIAFK; translated from the coding sequence ATGCTCGTCTCTCTGTACTGGATCAAGAAATACGTCGACCTCTCCGGCACCTCGGGCGAGGATCCGGACGAAGTGTCCAAGGCCCTTACTTCCCTCGGGCTCGAGGTCGAAGGCCTGACCCGCGTGGGCTCGGTCGCCGGAGTCGTTTCGGCCGAGGTGATCGAATGCGCGAAGCATCCCGAAGCCGACAAGCTCTCCGTATGCAAGGTAAGCGACGGGAGCGAGATCTATCCCGTGGTATGCGGGGCGCCCAACGTGGCCAAGGGCCAGAAGGTGCTCTTCGCCAAGGTGGGCGCGGAGATCCCGGGCAAAGGCGGAGAACCCGGTTTCAAAATCAAGAAGGCCAAGCTGCGCGGCCAGGATTCGCACGGGATGATCTGCGCCGAGGACGAGGTGGGATTGGGCGAATCGCATGACGGCATCCTGGTGTTGCCGCCGGAGACGCCGCTGGGCCTGCCCATGGAAAAGATCCCCGGCCTCTCGGACGTGATCCTGGAACTCAACGTGACCCCCAACCGGCCGGACGCCCTGTGCCATCTCGGCGTGGCCCGCGAGATCGCCGCCAAGTTCGGGAAACCGCTGCGTTACCCCTCGGAAGCCATCCATGAACGGGGCGCGCCCATCGTATCCCTGGTCGACATCGAGCTGCACGATCTGGTCGGTTGCACGAAGTACGTGGGCCGCGTGATCCAGGGGATCAAGGTGGGGCCCAGCCCCGATTGGCTGTCCAAGGCCCTCAAATCCATCGGCAAACGCAGCATCAACAACGTGGTCGATCTCACCAACTACGTGTTGTTCGAATTCGGCCAGCCTTCCCATGCCTTCGATCTGAACCGCATCCGCGGGAAGAAGGTGATCATCCGCAAGGGGAAGGCGGGCGAGAAGCTGACCACCCTCGACGGGGCGCAACGGGACATCGGCGAGGCCGACATGGTCATCGCCGACGCCGAAGGCCCGATGGTGCTGGCCGGGGTGATGGGCGGCAAGGATTCCGAAGTATCCGAGGCCACCACCGACGTTTTCCTGGAAGTCGCCTATTTCACTCCCGCCGTGGTCCGCCGCCAGGCCCGTCGCCATGGGCTTTCCAGCGATTCGTCCTACCGCTTCGAGCGCGGCATCGATCCCTTGCGCACCTCCGAGATCGCCGATTACCTCGCCGCCCTCATCGCGCGCTGGTGCGGCGGCGCGGGAGCGACGCCCGTCGTGGCCAAAGGCCGGCTGGAAAAGGCTTCCCCGGAGCATCCGTCTTCCCCGCGCCGCGTCTACCTGCGTCCCGCGCGCGCCGAGCTGCTGTTGGGGGCGTCCTTGTCGGCCGAAGAGTGCATGCGGCGGCTCCAATCCATCGAGCTAAAGGCCGGCGGCGCGCCCGCCGGGGGGACGCCAGGCGACGAACCGGCCCTGGTCCACGGACAGGTCGCCCTCGCCTTTTCCGTTCCCGGATTCCGCGGGGATCTGGAACGCGAAGTCGATCTCATCGAGGAGATCGCGCGCCTGGGGGATTATAACGCGATCCCCGTCACGCTTCCTTCCTTGCCCCTGGGGTTCAAGGCCCTGCCGCCCGCGGAGTCCTTGGCGCGCTCCCTGCGCCATCACCTGCGGGATGCCGGCCTGAACGAAACCTTGTCCCTGAGATTTTCCTCGCGCAAGGCGTTGGCGAAACTGGGTTTCCCCGCCGACGATGCGCGCATGGCCTGCGTGCCCCTGCGCAATCCCCTGAGCGAGGAATGGGAAATCCTCCCCACCTCCCCGCTCCCGTCCCTGTTGTCCTCGGCGGCATACAACCAGAACAATCAGGAGCGGAATATCCGCTTCTTCGAAATCGCCCGCTGCTTCTACCACCACCCCGAAGAGCGCACGGCGCGCTTGCCCGGGATCTGGGAAGAGGAGACCCTGGGCATCGTCCTGGCCGGGGATTGGCCGGATCGCCGGCCATGGAGCCTCGACGCCGCCGCGGCCGCGCCGGTGGAGTTCTTCCATCTCAAGGGCCTGCTGGAGAACGCCTTGGCGGCCCTGGGCCTCAGCGCCCGTTTCGGGAATCCCTCCGGCGAGGCCTGGTTGCATCCCGTGGAATCGGGCGCCATCTACGCCGAACTGGGCCAAGCGCCCGCCGGCGCCGGGGTCCTGTTCGGCCGCAAGCTCCCGTCCGCGGGGGAAACCCGCATCGGCGTTTTCGGCATCCTGCATCCGCGCGTGGCTTCCCAATTCGAATTGAAAGGCACGGTGCTGGCAGCCGAAGTTTCCATCTCCGGCCTGCTCGCCGCGGCCGGCCAACGCCCCAAGTTCAAGCCCTTCGGGAATTTCTCTTCCATGTCCCGGGACGTGAACCTGCTGGTCGACGAAGGCAAGGCCCATGGCGACATCCTGGCGCGCGTCCCGGCCCGCGTTCCCAACCTCATCGAAGCGCGGCTGAATAGCGTCTATCGCGGTACCGGGGTGCCCGATGGCAAAAAGGCGCTGCATTACACCTTTACCTATCGCAATGCCGAGCGTACCTTAACGGACGAAGAAGTGAACAAGGCGCAGGAAAAGGTCAATCGGGAGCTGGCCCAGGACGCGGGGATCGCGTTCAAATAG
- a CDS encoding translation initiation factor IF-3 → MRINEHIRTYEVRVIDADGKQLGVLTVPAALERAKERGLDLVEVSPTAQPPVCRIMDFGKYKYEISKKAKASKAKQHVIKVKEIKFHPKTGENDYNYRLVQAKEFLEKGFKVKATVVFRGREMAHIEFGARWLKKMTVDLNGIGQAETGSIQEGRNVTTIFAPVKHHVQPVAKPKVPGVPGAAPAPAGAKPAAEADGVAAPEVAKPAPGESKAAAPANQA, encoded by the coding sequence ATCCGCATCAACGAACATATCCGCACCTATGAGGTGCGAGTCATCGACGCCGATGGGAAACAGCTCGGGGTGCTCACGGTTCCGGCCGCCTTGGAAAGAGCCAAGGAGCGGGGCCTCGACCTGGTTGAAGTGAGCCCTACCGCCCAGCCTCCGGTTTGCCGGATCATGGATTTCGGCAAGTACAAATACGAAATCTCCAAAAAGGCAAAGGCATCCAAGGCCAAGCAGCACGTCATCAAGGTCAAGGAGATCAAGTTCCATCCCAAGACGGGAGAAAATGACTATAATTACCGCCTCGTTCAGGCGAAAGAATTCCTGGAAAAGGGATTCAAGGTCAAGGCTACGGTGGTTTTCCGTGGCCGCGAAATGGCCCACATCGAATTCGGGGCCCGCTGGCTCAAGAAGATGACGGTGGATCTGAACGGGATCGGTCAGGCGGAAACGGGCTCCATCCAGGAAGGCCGTAACGTCACGACGATTTTCGCGCCGGTGAAGCACCATGTGCAGCCTGTCGCCAAGCCTAAGGTTCCCGGAGTACCGGGAGCCGCTCCCGCGCCTGCGGGGGCTAAGCCTGCGGCGGAAGCGGATGGGGTTGCGGCGCCAGAGGTTGCCAAACCCGCTCCCGGCGAAAGCAAGGCAGCGGCTCCGGCCAACCAGGCCTGA
- the pheS gene encoding phenylalanine--tRNA ligase subunit alpha has product MRARLDADLNALESQLAAGGKGLAKAFEDVKVKYQGKKGDISGLLRSMGALPAEQRPGFGKLVNDLRDYSEERFSALQARIKEADIAGSLAGSTLDATLPGYRVPQGSLHPMSQVREEIIGFFQGLGFELAGGPEVDNDWYNFEALNIPQDHPSRDMHDTFYVDDQVVLRTHTSNVQAHYMETHREPPIRIIAPGFVYRVDNDATHSPMFQQVECLVVDKGISFAHLKGTLFLWARHMFGEKTTMRFRPSYFPFTEPSAEMDVSCYFCGGTGKLAGQPCRTCKTTGWIEIGGCGSVDPNVFNKLGWDPETYTGFAFGFGIDRITMLKCGIPDISYLTKNDNRFLRQF; this is encoded by the coding sequence ATCCGCGCCCGCCTGGACGCGGACTTGAACGCCTTGGAATCCCAGCTCGCCGCCGGCGGAAAAGGCTTAGCCAAGGCCTTCGAGGACGTGAAGGTCAAATACCAGGGGAAGAAAGGCGATATCTCCGGCCTGTTGCGCTCCATGGGCGCCTTGCCCGCCGAGCAGCGCCCCGGGTTCGGCAAGCTCGTCAACGACCTGCGCGATTATTCCGAGGAACGTTTTTCGGCCTTGCAGGCCCGTATCAAAGAAGCGGACATCGCCGGCAGCTTGGCCGGATCGACCTTGGATGCGACCCTGCCGGGCTATCGCGTGCCGCAGGGATCGTTGCATCCCATGTCCCAGGTGCGCGAGGAAATCATCGGCTTCTTCCAAGGCTTGGGATTCGAATTGGCGGGCGGCCCCGAAGTCGATAACGACTGGTACAACTTCGAAGCCCTGAACATTCCGCAGGATCATCCCTCGCGGGACATGCACGATACCTTCTACGTGGACGATCAGGTGGTCCTGCGCACGCATACCTCCAACGTGCAAGCGCATTACATGGAAACGCATCGGGAACCGCCCATCCGCATCATCGCCCCGGGCTTCGTCTACCGCGTGGACAACGACGCCACCCATTCGCCGATGTTCCAGCAGGTGGAATGCCTGGTGGTGGACAAGGGGATTTCCTTCGCCCACCTGAAGGGGACCCTCTTCCTTTGGGCCCGCCACATGTTCGGCGAGAAGACGACTATGCGGTTCAGGCCCAGCTATTTCCCTTTCACCGAGCCCTCGGCGGAGATGGACGTCTCCTGCTACTTCTGCGGAGGAACGGGCAAGCTGGCGGGGCAGCCCTGCCGCACTTGCAAGACCACGGGCTGGATCGAGATCGGCGGCTGCGGCAGCGTCGACCCCAACGTGTTCAACAAGCTGGGCTGGGATCCGGAAACCTATACCGGATTCGCCTTCGGCTTCGGTATCGATCGGATCACCATGCTGAAATGCGGCATTCCCGACATTTCTTATTTGACGAAGAACGACAATCGGTTTTTGAGGCAATTCTAA
- a CDS encoding cell division protein ZapA, which produces MEPVEHSYKVNICGETFQVKSDQPPQTIERVAGYLDFKIRELGKGGINVDKFRVVVLAAMNLAGELFELRAQVEEHNKQQDKIQEKARSLNASLDRALKPV; this is translated from the coding sequence ATGGAACCAGTGGAACACTCCTACAAGGTCAACATCTGCGGCGAGACCTTCCAGGTCAAGTCCGATCAGCCTCCCCAGACGATAGAACGCGTCGCCGGATATTTGGATTTTAAGATCCGGGAGCTGGGCAAGGGCGGCATCAACGTGGACAAGTTCCGCGTGGTGGTCTTGGCCGCGATGAATCTGGCGGGGGAATTATTCGAACTCCGCGCCCAGGTCGAAGAGCACAATAAGCAGCAGGACAAAATCCAAGAGAAAGCGAGGTCGCTCAACGCGAGCCTGGATCGGGCCCTCAAGCCCGTCTGA
- a CDS encoding zf-HC2 domain-containing protein, with the protein MKPIHASTGPHPSRLALAEFLAGEASPADRSALESHVQACPDCAAKLREATAARDAFAAKYPSWEYFSATRRARSARAPAKSALRAFWDSLSPRPAIAIAALLILAIVALRVPWTPSPSDLSAKGSAEFHLFVNGRASGDSVACKPGDTLQLGIIADRPVHFAVLYRDDEGALQTYMDEGQGRPLGNPRGENLPHSLILERGWQRERLYCIWSYGTFDSRAARAQAEGKAVAGLHMRPFLLLNSP; encoded by the coding sequence GTGAAGCCTATCCACGCATCCACGGGACCGCATCCGTCGCGCCTCGCCCTGGCGGAATTCCTGGCCGGGGAAGCCTCGCCGGCGGATCGGTCCGCCTTGGAAAGCCACGTGCAAGCCTGTCCGGACTGCGCCGCGAAGTTGCGCGAAGCGACGGCCGCGCGGGATGCTTTCGCGGCGAAATACCCGAGCTGGGAATACTTCTCGGCCACGCGCCGGGCCCGGTCGGCCAGGGCCCCCGCGAAAAGCGCATTGCGGGCGTTTTGGGATTCGCTCTCCCCCCGGCCCGCCATCGCAATCGCCGCCCTCCTGATCCTGGCCATCGTGGCCCTACGCGTTCCCTGGACCCCTTCGCCCTCGGATTTGTCGGCCAAGGGCTCGGCCGAATTCCATTTGTTCGTGAACGGCCGGGCCTCCGGCGATAGCGTGGCCTGCAAGCCGGGAGACACCCTGCAATTGGGCATAATCGCGGATAGACCGGTCCATTTCGCCGTCCTCTACCGCGACGACGAAGGCGCCTTGCAAACCTATATGGACGAAGGCCAAGGCCGGCCGCTAGGAAACCCCCGAGGCGAAAACCTGCCCCATAGCCTTATTTTGGAACGTGGGTGGCAACGCGAACGTCTCTATTGCATATGGTCTTACGGAACCTTCGATTCCCGAGCCGCGCGGGCGCAGGCCGAAGGCAAAGCCGTCGCCGGATTGCATATGCGTCCCTTCTTGCTTTTGAATTCCCCATGA
- a CDS encoding ABC transporter ATP-binding protein, whose protein sequence is MTTQIRLSGIHFRYAPGAAEALRGCDLAMDAGRITVLMGQNGAGKSTLIRLLTGQLLGYAGEYRIDGESQLPARGEILHKNRIGYMPDAPALETHLTGEEMIRMAAGFRGLPEARFREALAPLRDRFELGSWLEDRTCSEYSKGMAKKVSLAMAFIGDPAFHILDEPFDGLDPLAVLNLRRLLEACRAEGRGALVSSHALDAAEKVADDVVLMRAGEIAFAGEMESLRASQNGAGGLEAFYMRSLAL, encoded by the coding sequence ATGACGACCCAGATACGCTTATCCGGAATCCATTTCCGCTACGCCCCCGGCGCGGCCGAGGCGCTGCGGGGATGCGACCTGGCCATGGACGCGGGCCGCATCACCGTCTTGATGGGCCAGAACGGCGCGGGAAAGAGCACGCTCATCCGCCTGCTCACGGGGCAGTTGCTGGGCTATGCCGGCGAATACCGCATCGACGGGGAAAGCCAGCTTCCGGCGCGCGGGGAGATCCTCCACAAGAACCGGATCGGGTATATGCCCGACGCGCCGGCCCTGGAAACCCATCTTACCGGCGAAGAGATGATCCGCATGGCGGCCGGATTCCGCGGGCTTCCCGAAGCCCGCTTCCGCGAGGCCTTGGCGCCCTTGCGCGATCGCTTCGAATTGGGATCTTGGCTGGAAGACCGGACCTGTTCGGAATATTCCAAAGGCATGGCGAAGAAGGTTTCCTTGGCAATGGCCTTCATAGGCGATCCGGCATTCCACATCCTGGACGAACCCTTCGACGGACTGGATCCTCTCGCGGTCCTCAATCTGAGGCGCTTGTTGGAAGCCTGCCGGGCCGAAGGCAGGGGCGCCCTCGTCTCGTCGCATGCCTTGGACGCCGCCGAAAAGGTCGCCGACGACGTGGTCCTGATGCGGGCCGGCGAAATCGCCTTCGCAGGCGAGATGGAATCGTTACGCGCTTCGCAAAACGGAGCCGGGGGCCTGGAGGCGTTCTATATGCGCAGTCTCGCCCTATGA